A window of Streptomyces sp. NBC_01224 genomic DNA:
AGATCATGACCGAGACCCCGGTTCACACCCTGAACGACGGCCGCGCCATTCCCGCCGTCGGGCTCGGCACCTGGCCGTTGGGCGACGACGCGGCGGAGAAGGCCGTCGCCGGGGCCCTGGGCCTCGGCTACCGGCTCGTCGACACCGCACTGAGCTACGGCAACGAGACCGGTACCGGACGCGGGATCGCCCGCAGCGGCGTGCGGAGGGAGGACGTCTTCGTCACCACCAAGGTCCCGGGCCGGCATCACGGCTACGAGCCGACGCTGGCGTCGTTCGAGGAGTCGCGGCGCAATCTCGGGCTGGAGTACGTGGACCTGTATCTCATCCACTGGCCGTTGCCCCGGCTCGATCTGTACGTCGACACCTGGAAGGCGCTGATCCGGCTCCGTGAGGACGGTCTCGCGCGCTCGATCGGCGTCTCCAACTTCACCGCGGCCCAGATCGA
This region includes:
- a CDS encoding aldo/keto reductase translates to MTETPVHTLNDGRAIPAVGLGTWPLGDDAAEKAVAGALGLGYRLVDTALSYGNETGTGRGIARSGVRREDVFVTTKVPGRHHGYEPTLASFEESRRNLGLEYVDLYLIHWPLPRLDLYVDTWKALIRLREDGLARSIGVSNFTAAQIDRLEQESGVLPAVNQIEMHPRLPQDELRSAHAAKGIVTESWSPLGRGRDLMAAPELVAVADSHGVTPAQAVLRWHTQLGAVPIPKSADPGRQRENLDLFGFELTADELARISAGPRQRFGGDPEVHEEF